The DNA sequence CAAACATTATATCCCATAACATTAGAAATCAAACAGACTTAGTGAATTGCCAATGATGTAAACCATTTACATCACAAAAAACTAATGTTCACTGTTAACTGCAGCGTTTAAAATGATACCTATACACAATCGTttataaataatattttgttATTTATATACAAGAAATAGAGAATGtcaacaaaaatacaaaaataataataacaacaacaaaaaaaaccctttaGTTTAAAATCAGAAAGAACCCCAGATATATTGCAAATCCTGATCAACTGAAAATGACATCATAGAGGGAGGGGCGGAGCCAACTCAGCAGCACTACGGCTCTCTCAGTGTGGACCAATGGCCATACTCGTTTAGCCATTACATGCTCAGACCATGTTGTTCTGCTGAAAAAATGGCATATTTTTTCTCtgctttttattgttttttttttgtttttttttacctttttttttagttttgaagTAGCTATAAACCATATACCACTAATTTGTAGTATTTTGGAAAAATAGAAACTGTACTGTCAACTGAATGGAATCACTAAAGTTGACACTTTTTCCGTATTTCAGATACTGAAAGTTGTGTGGAGAACTGCTCAAATATTATTAGTGTGTATATTCATTAATAGATACCAAAATTGAGTGAAATATAGTAAATGGACAACTCCAGCTTTGATGCTTTCAAAAGGCTTTTCAATGACCACAGGGAAATGCTTCTCAAGCGATCAACACTGATACTCCCTTCCTCTCCTTATTCACACTCTTCTGATTATAACCACCAGGACCAGAGCTTTCTCTTTCAAAATATTCTTCCTTATTTAGGGATTTGAATCTAATCTGTTACTGGTTTTCCGCTGTACCATTAATTAACATTTCAGTTCTCATTCACTGACACTGCACGCCCACTAACATTTAAGAGTTGAATGTTTTCACCATGTTTTGAACTTCGAAGCAAAAGTGCACTCACAGAGCATGGCCAGCATCACTGTGTGATGGGCACCGGGTCGACGTTGTCCAATCAACGGGTAGCTGAAGGGGTCTATCTCAGCCACACTGGAGGAAACCCAATTCCACTTGTTTGTGTCAGTCTGGAGAGAGGTGATGAGTTTGTGCCTGGTGTCACCTAGCTTGTTTGAACTAAAGCCTGCAGGCAGACTAAAGCCTGTCGTTTTGTAGAGGTGACTGAGTACCTCAGCTACGGAGAACAGAGCATGTTATTCGTATTCAACCCACACCAAGCACCCAGCAAACACAACACTAGCCTTATGCATCAGTGAAACAGGAGTGGGGAGATCTTTTTAAACAACACATTTGCTAAACATCAGTGTATGATATATGTGCAGCTACGCTCATCTTTTGGTGGGTCTGCTAGTAAACACATTAATATATTTTGCTTGCACAGCAAATGAAAGACCTCTGTTCAAAACATACTACACAGTGTTTGTCTGGAATTCTTCAATTTGTACTACCTCTAAATCACTTTAACTACAGTATCTCTTAATCTTCCTCATATATATATccccaataataataataataataataataataataataataataataataatcatcatcatcataatcatcatAATAAAACAGACATTCTTCTGTGTGTTGTTCAACCTTGAACATTAAACATTCATTTCTGAGCTTGATGAGTTTGAAGAAGCTTACAGTGAAGATGGAGCCCAGAAGAGCTGCTTGTGTGTCAGCCTCAGCTGGCCCTACATCTCGCTATTGGGCCGGTGTCCAGAGTTCTGGGGCACAGGCACctataaagctgtgtgtgtgtgtgtgtgtgtgtgtgtgtgtgtgtgtgtgatctcaagGAAAGGTCAGCTGTGGAGGAAACTATGACGGCCATTATGCCATAAGCTTCCTTCTGGCTTTACTGCTAACAGTCTTccttgcctttatggcaacccCCACTTGGCTACCATGAGTGAGTTAACAGTAGGCAACGGTCTCCATGTTGTgcttctctctctgcagtgccAGGCCCAACAAAGAAGCCATAAAGACACATTGGTTAAAGAAactaaagaaaaagaagaataactAGGCAACaaataagtaaacaaaaaattccaattgcaaaGGAATTTTTTTTCCAAGTGATGGAGTAAAAACACCAACAAAAAAAACGTTttccaattaaaaaaaaaaaactaatagtGACCACCAGATGGCGCCATGTTGCAGGAGTGAGGGGCTTGCCCAGAGGACGGCGTCCTTGTTGAGAAACGAAAGAGCGGTTAGTGTGCGTCAGCCGCAGAGGTGTCTGCGGTACTAGCTGCTAGAGAGTCAGGTGAGCGTTCATGATTACTGTGCTCTTCGTTTCCATCTGTGGAGGAAAAGAGGAGATATATGGCACTTTTATCGGCATGAGCCCCGTGCTCCTGAGCTgctgggtggagaggtgggatGAAATGATGAGGCTGGAAGTGACATTCCATGATAAAAGGAATATGCACACGGGTCAACAAACTGAGGCCTGactgcattacacacacacattccggTATGTGCTGGTCAGCTCAGGGAATGGATCTGTTATGTAGATGATGGTGAGATCTAAGCTGGCATGTGGCAACATATTGAACTTTTGCAGACCCTTCAAACGTGAGGATGAAGCAGGAATGAGCCAGATGAACATTTCTAGTAACATCGCACAGGTTTCCCCACCATGACAAAGCAAGAAGAACCTTCATCTGTTTGCTTTGATCAGTGGCTTCCGTGACTAAGATGTGTAAAAGATTTGCTGGCTGGATGTTTGTGAAGAACATGTGTGATGTTGACTCAtggctgggggtgggggtgggggggtaagTGCTAGTGTTACCGTCTGGGCTCTTTGTGTCATTGTCGTCACTGTCAGGTGTGTCCAGCGTCTCTGCCACCTCCCCTGACATTCAGATAAGACACAGATCACTACAGGACAAATTACGTACACTGTGCCTGTGATAACTTTCATTAACCTTGCAAGCAGACTGCCATTTCTACCTCAACGCGCTGCAGAACACCTTTGACTCTACAAAGGGTGAACCAGCAGCATCCTGCAGTATTTCACTATGTTAGGAAGCCTGATCACCAAAGATGTGATAAGTGGCAGTAGTGTTAGTCAAAAATGACGTTAGTGCATTAACCTGTGTTGGTGTGTAGGAGCAGGAGTCAATATTCTCTCTAGATCTGACCCTGAGAAACACCAAGAAGAGGTTCAGATCAGATCAGAGAAGATACGTAACTACCGAAAGTTTCTAAACGTACCGTTTCGTATTTGTTTGTTGTCGTCGTTGGCGTCGACCTCTTTTGCATCCGCCCCTTCGTCAGCGTGCTCCGCTTCACCCCCGTCTGCCCCCCCCGGGTCCTTGTTGCCCTGCTCTTCTTTGGGCTGTTCTGCAGGCTCCTTCCTCTTCACCTTGGCCCTGGTGATGTCTGCCCGTTGCGgttttgtgtctctctctctgccggTTTTTTCTTGGTCTGTGGATGTCGCAGCTTTTGTCTCTTTGCCTTGAGATTTGTCACTCGGACCTTTCTCGTTTTTGTCTTTGTCCTGTGGCGTGTCTGCGTCCTCACGTGTGTCCACGTGACCCTTGACCTCATCTTGCTTCCCCTCAGCTCCTTCCTCTTTGGccttctcctctgtctcctgctTGACTTTCTCCTCTAGATGTACAGGAgaggacaaaaaaaaactactttGCTAAAACCATAAAGTCATATCAAACATTCAACTAAAACATCTCGATATCTATGAGGGAAGGTGTTGTGTGAGCCCACTGGCCAGGGATGAAGGTCACCTTTAGTTGCCTGAGTTCTCCACGTCTCCCTGTTCTTCTGCACCTCGTCGTTCCATGTGGCCTTGAAGCTCTTGAAGTCGACGGTGAGGATGGAGCAGTTGAGGGAACTGCTGCCCTCCGAGCCTGAGCTCTTCACGTTGACGCGTTTGCCATCTGTCGGAATGTTGTTGAGGCTGTGGAAACACACCGGCGCCGTCAGACAGACGTGCACTAAATCAACCCAGACACATCAGCTTCAGAACTGTTGGAAGAGATCAAAATGGTCCTGGGATAGTAGAAGGGTCCGGGCCCTTAGACCGTGCTACCAACAAGAACCTGGATCAGGTGCAgctaaacagaagaaaacatgaaGAGACAAAGGAGCTTGCAGAGGTCAGTATCTACAGAACGCTGCACACTGATTTAATTTCGGAGTTTCTGCATGGACAGCTTTTCATTAgtcgtgcatgtgtgtaaatgCACATGTGAAAGTGCATGGAAATGTAACTCAGAAAGGAGGcacgtttgtgtgcgtgtgtgtgtgtgtgtgtgtgtgtgtgtgtgtgtgtgtgtttaggggtgGTGAAAATTGAGCCACCCGTATAAAcccaagcaaacacacaaacatcctcCATTATGTATAACTATTCAGTTCAGCTGCTACAGCCAGTGCCCAGCTCACAATCATGAGTCTCCGTACCTGCCAACTTTTTTATCTCTGCGGTAGATACTCCAAAGAGCTCTCTGTTATGGTCACACAAATAAACCACACCGCGCTTAAAAACGTCTACCTCTCTGCTCCAGGCCACTGTGCCCACTGGGTCAGTGGACGTGGTGTTTGAATGATTAAGGTGTTCACACACAGGCTGGCCCAGACAGGCCCAGGctgccacacacctgctctgccCACGCGGTCAAACGCTCACCTGGAGCGCCGGAAGCTCGCCAAGCCCGAGCGGGACGCCTCGTCGATGAGCGGCGTCACGATCTTCTCCGTCATGTCCGTGAGGACGCTGAACGTGGGTTCCACAATGAAGTCGATGAAGCCTGgtggggtaggggtggagggggggggggggggggggggggtgagaccTCAGGAACAGACCTCAGGCTGGACGATCACGGCAGATTGCGTGACTCACCGATCTGAGACTGGGCCACCATGGTGGACTTGCGGTCACAGAGGGGCGAGAAGACCAAACCCAGATCTGCTTCTTTAtccccctgaaacacacaccCTTCATGCTGTCACTGTGGAGTCATTTCAGCAAGAATGTAATTAGATCTTAATTAGGACATGTGAACAAATGGGTAGAGCTTGTTGTAAACAAGCATACAACAAGCTCTACTAATTCAGTGTATTTATACTTGTAATTGGAAGTATATTTCTTTTAACTGTCTGATACATTGCCTGTTACACATGGGGGAAAAAACATGCAGAATGTTACATTTAATGTTAGACTGTGCAAGATTCAGGGTGGAAAAACGTGTAATGTCATCTTAAAACAAATTATAAATAACCAAATTAACttttacacaggtaaacagagaaaaaaaatgaattgACAGTTTTctagttagttttttttttatatcagaGGGCAAGTTGTATATATGCTTAATTGTTTATATGCTTCATGCTTAATTTACTAGCATTCAGCATTTTCTATGCATACATAAATGCCTTTTTCTGCTTGCAAATGTGCCAGCTTCATTTGCAAATTATTTTGTGATTCCTGAAAAGCAAtaaagcaataaataaataaattgttaATACTTCAATGCCCTGTGTCTGAAAGGTAAGGATTCTGCAGTCTCCCAAGCTGATGGCTGAACAAATGGACCCTAATTTCTTGGATAGGATTGAGTTGCCGGTTCTCTCCTGCAGACCGACCTTCAGCGTAATGGCATTAAGTTGGCAAGTTTGAGAGATAAATTGGTTCATGGTAAAAATGATTTGTTTAGCAGTTTAGTTCACTGCTGCTGACATTTCTATTAATATGATTAGTGGTACTGTACCTGGGATTGCACTGATTAGATTTTGCCTTAGAACGTCGGTGAATCAACTTTAATGTTTGCACTCCCGTGAAGAGCAGCATGAACAAAAGGCTTTTTCCCCCCATCTGTTTTTTCATTTCAGCAGATGAGATGTTCATTCATTTGTTGAAGTATCATAAATATCCAGCTCTAGAGTCGTGCATCCATCTACAGTCAGATCCAGTTTGATCTGGCTGAAAACTGAGTTCAGGGGAAATTATCTCCTGATGTTAAGTGTGCTGTGGAACCTGCAGTGCATTCTGGGTTGTTGGGACAGTCTGAGACAGTATATTTATTCCTCTGGGAGTCCAATACACATactgatacacatacacatacacattttcCGTGTGCAAATGTAGTTTCATGCAGCTCTCAGCTTGGGTTCTAGCGGGTATGATTCTGTAGGTGTACCCAGCTACCAGTGCCCTCTGGTAAAATATTGAACTGTCAAGCCAACTGATGACTCTGTCTCTCTACACCATAAAACTCTACATACTGTTCTTAGAGCAGAGGCAGTTTTATTCAGCCTCTTCATTACTGGCGGATCTGGCATCACTAAAATTCCTGGAAGTGGGTTGATTGGAGTAGCTCGTCAAAAGAGCACGATGAGTTCCCACTGGGGTTGGATTGTGATTGAATAGGAACGAGAAGGTATGTTGACCAGTTCATCTGCTGTACTGGTGTCTGCGAAGTGTGGAGAAACCTGCGAGAACTGCAGGAACCCGAGCAGCTGCAGGAACCCGACAGGAACGATCCCAAACCTGCCAGGCCCTGGCTCGGTCTTCAATCAgcactgtcctgtcctgtcacGCAGCCGTTTGCGGGACAGGGGCCGTTTCTCTGGTGTGGTAGAATGAAGGAGGGCAGCCAGACACTGACCTGCCTGAAGAACTCCTCCAGCAGAGACGTGGTCCACCGGTTGTGCAGATCCCACCTTTTAGCAGGGTGGCTGATGTCAGCGGTGTGGAGTAAGAGGGATAAAGCTTTTGGTTTGTCGATCCTACAGGAGACGACCGACACGGATCATAATGCGGCTGGATACGGCACTCATCATCACATGAACTTAGTTATAACGTCTCCGTGACAGAGATACACACTCACGCTTCAGGTTGCTGGAGGAAATTCTTCATGGCCTTGATCTGCTGGAAGTGACAGGACATATCTGTGGCCAGAACCATCTCCACAACCAGGGTCCGCAACTCTCTGGAAGCAGAACAAGGAATGTCTTATAGTTTCTCTCATCACTGCTTATGAAATTGTAGCATGCGAGTGTGTCTCCTCACCTCCAGTCATCTTTAGATAAATTATAGAGAATGTTCATCTCATCATCGTCTTGCAACAGTCGATAAGCGGCACTCACATGATGATTCTCTTGCACTGAGCGGTCATTGTACAGTATGGCTGCGTCTGATCTAATAAAACGCACGAAACATAACAGTAGATGTT is a window from the Brachyhypopomus gauderio isolate BG-103 chromosome 13, BGAUD_0.2, whole genome shotgun sequence genome containing:
- the pde1ca gene encoding dual specificity calcium/calmodulin-dependent 3',5'-cyclic nucleotide phosphodiesterase 1A isoform X3, with product MTEPSFKKQGFKKCRSATFSIDGFSFTIVANEAGESSPRPLARFARSKSQNALWNAITAGIGIRDKDKRGILIDPRSPEEILADELPSVDSPDAMEKTAIRLRCLVKQLERGEASVVDLKKNLEYAASVLESVYIEETRRLVDTEDELSDIQSDSVPSEVRDWLASTFTRQMGLMLRRSEEKPRFRSIVHAVQAGIFVERMYRRTSNMVGLSYPPNVITVLKHVDTWSFDVFALNHSSGDHALKFIFYELLTRYDLISRFKIPVSALVSFVEALEVGYSKHKNPYHNLIHAADVTQTVHYLLLKTGMVHWLTELEIFAMIFAAAVHDFEHTGTTNNFHIQTRSDAAILYNDRSVQENHHVSAAYRLLQDDDEMNILYNLSKDDWRELRTLVVEMVLATDMSCHFQQIKAMKNFLQQPEAIDKPKALSLLLHTADISHPAKRWDLHNRWTTSLLEEFFRQGDKEADLGLVFSPLCDRKSTMVAQSQIGFIDFIVEPTFSVLTDMTEKIVTPLIDEASRSGLASFRRSSLNNIPTDGKRVNVKSSGSEGSSSLNCSILTVDFKSFKATWNDEVQKNRETWRTQATKEEKVKQETEEKAKEEGAEGKQDEVKGHVDTREDADTPQDKDKNEKGPSDKSQGKETKAATSTDQEKTGRERDTKPQRADITRAKVKRKEPAEQPKEEQGNKDPGGADGGEAEHADEGADAKEVDANDDNKQIRNGEVAETLDTPDSDDNDTKSPDDGNEEHSNHERSPDSLAASTADTSAADAH
- the pde1ca gene encoding dual specificity calcium/calmodulin-dependent 3',5'-cyclic nucleotide phosphodiesterase 1A isoform X5, translating into MSLCLVDIFDMESPTKEIEDFENNSLKYLQPEQIEKIWLRLRGLRKYKKTSQRLRCLVKQLERGEASVVDLKKNLEYAASVLESVYIEETRRLVDTEDELSDIQSDSVPSEVRDWLASTFTRQMGLMLRRSEEKPRFRSIVHAVQAGIFVERMYRRTSNMVGLSYPPNVITVLKHVDTWSFDVFALNHSSGDHALKFIFYELLTRYDLISRFKIPVSALVSFVEALEVGYSKHKNPYHNLIHAADVTQTVHYLLLKTGMVHWLTELEIFAMIFAAAVHDFEHTGTTNNFHIQTRSDAAILYNDRSVQENHHVSAAYRLLQDDDEMNILYNLSKDDWRELRTLVVEMVLATDMSCHFQQIKAMKNFLQQPEAIDKPKALSLLLHTADISHPAKRWDLHNRWTTSLLEEFFRQGDKEADLGLVFSPLCDRKSTMVAQSQIGFIDFIVEPTFSVLTDMTEKIVTPLIDEASRSGLASFRRSSLNNIPTDGKRVNVKSSGSEGSSSLNCSILTVDFKSFKATWNDEVQKNRETWRTQATKEEKVKQETEEKAKEEGAEGKQDEVKGHVDTREDADTPQDKDKNEKGPSDKSQGKETKAATSTDQEKTGRERDTKPQRADITRAKVKRKEPAEQPKEEQGNKDPGGADGGEAEHADEGADAKEVDANDDNKQIRNGEVAETLDTPDSDDNDTKSPDGARVRYMVRYTKRPSYCARSYPLRREREAGSVPADARGRAMHLQSISLRRGR
- the pde1ca gene encoding dual specificity calcium/calmodulin-dependent 3',5'-cyclic nucleotide phosphodiesterase 1A isoform X4; amino-acid sequence: MTEPSFKKQGFKKCRSATFSIDGFSFTIVANEAGESSPRPLARFARSKSQNALWNAITAGIGIRDKDKRGILIDPRSPEEILADELPSVDSPDAMEKTAIRLRCLVKQLERGEASVVDLKKNLEYAASVLESVYIEETRRLVDTEDELSDIQSDSVPSEVRDWLASTFTRQMGLMLRRSEEKPRFRSIVHAVQAGIFVERMYRRTSNMVGLSYPPNVITVLKHVDTWSFDVFALNHSSGDHALKFIFYELLTRYDLISRFKIPVSALVSFVEALEVGYSKHKNPYHNLIHAADVTQTVHYLLLKTGMVHWLTELEIFAMIFAAAVHDFEHTGTTNNFHIQTRSDAAILYNDRSVQENHHVSAAYRLLQDDDEMNILYNLSKDDWRELRTLVVEMVLATDMSCHFQQIKAMKNFLQQPEAIDKPKALSLLLHTADISHPAKRWDLHNRWTTSLLEEFFRQGDKEADLGLVFSPLCDRKSTMVAQSQIGFIDFIVEPTFSVLTDMTEKIVTPLIDEASRSGLASFRRSSLNNIPTDGKRVNVKSSGSEGSSSLNCSILTVDFKSFKATWNDEVQKNRETWRTQATKEEKVKQETEEKAKEEGAEGKQDEVKGHVDTREDADTPQDKDKNEKGPSDKSQGKETKAATSTDQEKTGRERDTKPQRADITRAKVKRKEPAEQPKEEQGNKDPGGADGGEAEHADEGADAKEVDANDDNKQIRNGSDLERILTPAPTHQHRGGGRDAGHT
- the pde1ca gene encoding dual specificity calcium/calmodulin-dependent 3',5'-cyclic nucleotide phosphodiesterase 1A isoform X1, with product MTEPSFKKQGFKKCRSATFSIDGFSFTIVANEAGESSPRPLARFARSKSQNALWNAITAGIGIRDKDKRGILIDPRSPEEILADELPSVDSPDAMEKTAIRLRCLVKQLERGEASVVDLKKNLEYAASVLESVYIEETRRLVDTEDELSDIQSDSVPSEVRDWLASTFTRQMGLMLRRSEEKPRFRSIVHAVQAGIFVERMYRRTSNMVGLSYPPNVITVLKHVDTWSFDVFALNHSSGDHALKFIFYELLTRYDLISRFKIPVSALVSFVEALEVGYSKHKNPYHNLIHAADVTQTVHYLLLKTGMVHWLTELEIFAMIFAAAVHDFEHTGTTNNFHIQTRSDAAILYNDRSVQENHHVSAAYRLLQDDDEMNILYNLSKDDWRELRTLVVEMVLATDMSCHFQQIKAMKNFLQQPEAIDKPKALSLLLHTADISHPAKRWDLHNRWTTSLLEEFFRQGDKEADLGLVFSPLCDRKSTMVAQSQIGFIDFIVEPTFSVLTDMTEKIVTPLIDEASRSGLASFRRSSLNNIPTDGKRVNVKSSGSEGSSSLNCSILTVDFKSFKATWNDEVQKNRETWRTQATKEEKVKQETEEKAKEEGAEGKQDEVKGHVDTREDADTPQDKDKNEKGPSDKSQGKETKAATSTDQEKTGRERDTKPQRADITRAKVKRKEPAEQPKEEQGNKDPGGADGGEAEHADEGADAKEVDANDDNKQIRNGEVAETLDTPDSDDNDTKSPDGARVRYMVRYTKRPSYCARSYPLRREREAGSVPADARGRAMHLQSISLRRGR